The Iamia majanohamensis genome window below encodes:
- the cydB gene encoding cytochrome d ubiquinol oxidase subunit II — translation MELTTFWFILLGVLWTGYFFLEGFDFGVGMLLHPLGRDEVDRRVMINTIGPVWDGNEVWLLTAGGATFAAFPNWYATLFSGFYLPLFLILLALIGRGVAFEYRGKVDSDRWRRRWDLAIAVGSWVPAVLWGVAFANIVAGVPIDARGDYTGSLLTLLNPFALLGGLVTASLFALHGAHFVALKTEGPIHDRARTTARRLAPPAISAGAVFLLWNQLARGPAWTWVPVLVAAAGLIGSAVANKGRRDGWAFAATGIAIAAAVLSLFGSLYPDVMPSTTDPAFSLTVDNASSTPYTLRIMSWVAVVMTPVVLAYQAWSYWVFRRRIGSDHIPAVHVPGTA, via the coding sequence GTGGAGCTCACCACCTTCTGGTTCATCCTCCTCGGGGTCCTCTGGACCGGGTACTTCTTCCTCGAGGGCTTCGACTTCGGCGTCGGGATGCTGCTGCACCCCCTCGGGCGCGACGAGGTCGACCGCCGGGTGATGATCAACACCATCGGGCCGGTCTGGGACGGCAACGAGGTCTGGCTGCTGACCGCCGGCGGGGCCACCTTCGCCGCCTTCCCCAACTGGTACGCCACCCTCTTCTCGGGCTTCTACCTGCCGCTCTTCCTCATCCTGCTCGCCCTCATCGGCCGGGGCGTGGCCTTCGAGTACCGGGGCAAGGTGGACAGCGACCGGTGGCGGCGACGTTGGGACCTGGCGATCGCCGTCGGCTCCTGGGTGCCCGCCGTGCTCTGGGGCGTGGCCTTCGCCAACATCGTCGCCGGCGTCCCCATCGACGCCCGGGGCGACTACACGGGCTCGCTCCTCACGCTGCTCAACCCCTTCGCCCTGCTCGGCGGGCTGGTCACCGCCTCGCTGTTCGCCCTGCACGGCGCCCACTTCGTGGCCCTCAAGACCGAGGGACCCATCCACGACCGGGCCCGCACCACGGCCCGCCGCCTCGCCCCGCCGGCCATCAGCGCCGGCGCCGTGTTCCTGCTCTGGAACCAGCTGGCCCGGGGCCCGGCGTGGACGTGGGTCCCGGTCCTCGTCGCGGCCGCCGGCCTCATCGGCTCTGCGGTGGCCAACAAGGGACGTCGCGACGGCTGGGCCTTCGCCGCGACCGGCATCGCCATCGCCGCCGCCGTGCTCTCGCTGTTCGGCTCGCTCTACCCGGACGTGATGCCGTCGACCACCGACCCGGCCTTCAGCCTCACCGTCGACAACGCCAGCTCGACCCCCTACACGCTGCGCATCATGTCGTGGGTCGCGGTGGTGATGACGCCGGTCGTGCTCGCCTACCAGGCCTGGTCGTACTGGGTGTTCCGGCGCCGCATCGGCAGCGACCACATCCCGGCCGTGCACGTGCCCGGGACCGCCTGA
- the glnA gene encoding type I glutamate--ammonia ligase codes for MEVPVEQRTPAEVLDTISDQDVAFVDFRFSDLPGVMQHVTIPAEALTEGHFETGHPFDGSSVRGFQEIQESDMILVPDPDTGYLDPFRPHPTYVLHCFVADPVTGESYSRDPRHIARKAEQHLYSTGLADTAYFGPEPEFFVFDDVRFETRSNGAFYSVDSDEGQWNTGRDEQPNLGYKPRTKQGYFPVPPMDHLHDLRSQMALNLEQVGVPVELHHHEVASGGQGEIGIRFDTLLAMADKLMTFKYVLKSTAWEAGKSLTFMPKPVFEDNGSGMHTHQSLWKGGEPLFYEEGGYAGLSDLARWYIGGLLHHAPALLAFTNPTTNSFKRLVPGYEAPVNLVYSQRNRSASCRIPLANLSPKAKRVEFRCPDNTANPYLAFSAMLLAGLDGIDKRIEPPDPVDKDLYDLPPEELADVPQVPASLEAALDALEADSDFLRAGDVFTDDLLETWIAYKRVNEVDALRLRPHPYEFTLYYDI; via the coding sequence ATGGAGGTCCCCGTGGAGCAGCGCACCCCCGCCGAGGTGCTCGACACCATCAGCGACCAGGACGTCGCCTTCGTCGACTTCCGGTTCTCGGACCTGCCCGGGGTGATGCAGCACGTCACCATCCCGGCCGAGGCCCTCACCGAGGGCCACTTCGAGACCGGCCACCCCTTCGACGGCTCGTCGGTGCGCGGGTTCCAGGAGATCCAGGAGTCGGACATGATCCTCGTGCCCGACCCCGACACCGGCTACCTCGACCCCTTCCGGCCGCACCCCACCTACGTGCTCCACTGCTTCGTGGCCGACCCGGTCACGGGCGAGAGCTACAGCCGCGACCCGCGCCACATCGCCCGCAAGGCCGAGCAGCACCTCTACTCCACCGGGCTGGCCGACACCGCCTACTTCGGGCCCGAGCCCGAGTTCTTCGTCTTCGACGACGTCCGCTTCGAGACCCGCTCCAACGGCGCCTTCTACTCCGTCGACTCCGACGAGGGGCAGTGGAACACCGGGCGCGACGAGCAGCCCAACCTCGGCTACAAGCCCCGCACCAAGCAGGGCTACTTCCCGGTGCCGCCCATGGACCACCTCCACGACCTGCGGTCGCAGATGGCGCTCAACCTGGAGCAGGTCGGCGTGCCCGTCGAGCTCCACCACCACGAGGTCGCCTCCGGCGGCCAGGGCGAGATCGGCATCCGCTTCGACACCCTGCTGGCCATGGCTGACAAGCTCATGACCTTCAAGTACGTCCTCAAGTCGACGGCCTGGGAGGCGGGCAAGAGCCTCACCTTCATGCCCAAGCCGGTGTTCGAGGACAACGGCTCGGGCATGCACACCCACCAGTCGCTCTGGAAGGGCGGCGAGCCCCTCTTCTACGAGGAGGGCGGCTACGCCGGGCTGTCGGACCTGGCCCGCTGGTACATCGGCGGCCTGCTCCACCACGCCCCGGCGCTGCTGGCCTTCACCAACCCGACCACCAACAGCTTCAAGCGGCTGGTGCCGGGCTACGAGGCGCCGGTGAACCTCGTCTACAGCCAGCGCAACCGGTCGGCCTCGTGCCGCATCCCGCTGGCCAACCTGTCGCCCAAGGCCAAGCGGGTCGAGTTCCGCTGCCCCGACAACACGGCCAACCCCTACCTCGCCTTCAGCGCCATGCTGCTGGCCGGCCTCGACGGCATCGACAAGCGCATCGAGCCGCCCGACCCGGTGGACAAGGACCTCTACGACCTGCCGCCCGAGGAGCTGGCCGACGTGCCCCAGGTGCCGGCGTCGCTGGAAGCCGCCCTCGACGCGCTCGAGGCCGACAGCGACTTCCTCCGCGCCGGCGACGTCTTCACCGACGACCTGCTGGAGACGTGGATCGCCTACAAGCGGGTCAACGAGGTCGACGCCCTCCGCCTGCGCCCCCACCCCTACGAGTTCACCCTCTACTACGACATCTGA
- the cydD gene encoding thiol reductant ABC exporter subunit CydD produces MAAPVPHRGGPLDRRVLGLSGALRTHLLVSGAAAVAVAVAVLVQAEAVSRLLPELVDGRGAAVAPLVAALVVVALVRGAAAAVTDRSATRALLATRTSVRRRVLDRLLALRPEARAHLGPGRVAALSGPALDALDPWVRAYLPALVLAVVVPLAAGARILGADPVSAAVLLAVVPLVPLFMVLIGRATEVQAAGRWEALRRLGDRFLDTLEGMPTLRLFGRADGQAERIRAVTEQYRRTTLRTLRVAFLSALVLELLATLSVALVAVSLGVRLTEGGIDLGTALLVLVLAPECLLPLRRVGAAHHAAASGTDAADEVHRALALPTVAEGREAVPGPAPLVAAGVTVADPARGTRLAPTDLRVAPGELVAVTGPSGAGKSTLLDVLRGALAPDRGTVHLGRVDVTALPLTARAAALAWVPQAPHAPGATAADAAALGHPDGPVTEAAVALALDQLGLAPVAGQAPRTLSGGQRRRLALARALVGVRLGTVRHLLVDEPTAQLDDASAAAVVAALRGAADAGVGVVVATHDPAVVGAVDREVGLVGSVPAARVGAAASPAPNPPTPTPTRAGATDGTAPLPVTSGAAPVGTVRWLLRLARPRAGRFAAAHALGVAAEACTVGLAGTAAWLVVRAAERPSFASLAVAAVAVRAFGLGKGVLRYGERLASHDATLLLLADLRATVVRRLARLSPTGLGRDPHGDLLTRLVDDVDRLQDLFLRVLGPVVSVLVVAAGAVAVAAVLDPAAGAALAVGVAVVGLVLPAVTHRAARRRGVAVATARGAVAAAAVDLAEHAEELVACGGVARWRDQVEARARDLDGHERAQGRTSAAIAAIAAGAPALGTAAVVAAAGPAGGDVSGPVLGLLVLLPLAVLELAATLAPAGDVLARVEASAERVRALLGRPDPVPEAVHPAPPPDRGDLDVEGVALAWPGTAPRVAGVDLRVAEGERVVVRGPSGSGKSTVAAGLVRFLPPTAGTYAVGGAPAGDLGGEGVRRTVTWCPQDPWFADSTLADNLRIARPDATDEEMWDALAVVHLDRWARALPHGLATRLDRDASAMSGGERQRLALARALLGGQRAVVLDEPTSHLDGPTASAVLGDLLHATRDRAVVLIAHGTEGAGLGREHRVVPTPRGPARWDTTVDDTPAGDPGTPTS; encoded by the coding sequence GTGGCGGCACCGGTCCCCCACCGGGGCGGCCCCCTCGACCGACGGGTCCTCGGGCTCAGCGGGGCGCTGCGCACCCACCTGCTGGTGAGCGGTGCGGCCGCCGTCGCCGTGGCCGTCGCCGTGCTGGTGCAGGCCGAGGCCGTCAGCCGGCTGCTGCCGGAGCTGGTGGACGGTCGGGGCGCTGCCGTCGCACCCCTCGTCGCCGCACTGGTGGTCGTGGCCCTGGTCCGGGGCGCCGCCGCCGCGGTGACCGACCGCTCGGCCACCCGGGCCCTGCTCGCGACCCGGACCTCGGTCCGCCGGAGGGTCCTTGACCGCCTCCTGGCGCTCCGGCCCGAGGCCCGGGCGCACCTCGGCCCGGGCCGGGTCGCCGCCCTCTCCGGGCCCGCCCTCGACGCCCTGGACCCGTGGGTCCGCGCCTACCTGCCCGCCCTGGTGCTCGCCGTCGTCGTCCCCCTGGCCGCCGGCGCCCGGATCCTCGGCGCCGACCCGGTGTCGGCGGCGGTGCTGCTCGCGGTCGTGCCTCTCGTGCCCCTGTTCATGGTCCTCATCGGGAGGGCCACCGAGGTCCAGGCCGCGGGCCGGTGGGAGGCGCTGCGCCGCCTGGGCGACCGCTTCCTCGACACCCTGGAGGGGATGCCGACCCTCCGGTTGTTCGGCCGGGCCGACGGCCAGGCCGAGCGCATCCGGGCGGTGACCGAGCAGTACCGGCGCACCACCCTGCGCACGTTGCGGGTCGCGTTCCTCTCGGCCCTCGTGCTCGAGCTCCTGGCCACCCTCTCGGTCGCCCTGGTGGCCGTGTCGCTGGGCGTGCGCCTGACCGAGGGCGGCATCGACCTGGGCACGGCCCTGCTGGTGCTGGTGCTCGCCCCCGAGTGCCTCCTCCCCCTCCGCCGGGTCGGCGCCGCCCACCACGCCGCCGCATCGGGCACCGACGCGGCCGACGAGGTCCACCGGGCCCTCGCCCTGCCGACGGTCGCCGAGGGCCGGGAGGCCGTGCCCGGGCCGGCCCCCCTGGTGGCCGCCGGCGTCACCGTCGCCGACCCGGCGCGGGGCACCCGGCTGGCACCGACGGACCTCCGGGTCGCCCCCGGCGAGCTGGTCGCCGTCACCGGGCCCAGCGGGGCCGGCAAGTCGACCCTCCTCGACGTCCTGCGCGGCGCCCTCGCCCCCGATCGGGGCACGGTCCACCTGGGTCGGGTGGACGTCACCGCGCTGCCCCTCACCGCCCGGGCCGCCGCCCTCGCCTGGGTGCCCCAGGCCCCGCACGCCCCCGGCGCCACCGCGGCCGATGCCGCCGCCCTCGGCCACCCGGACGGCCCCGTCACCGAGGCCGCGGTGGCCCTGGCCCTCGACCAGCTGGGCCTGGCCCCCGTCGCCGGGCAGGCGCCGCGGACCCTCTCGGGCGGGCAGCGGCGGCGCCTGGCCCTGGCCCGGGCCCTCGTCGGCGTCCGCCTGGGGACGGTCCGCCACCTGCTGGTCGACGAGCCCACCGCCCAGCTCGACGACGCCAGCGCGGCCGCGGTCGTGGCCGCCCTCCGGGGCGCGGCCGACGCGGGTGTCGGGGTGGTGGTCGCCACCCACGACCCCGCCGTGGTCGGGGCCGTGGATCGGGAGGTGGGCCTGGTCGGCTCCGTCCCCGCCGCCCGGGTCGGGGCGGCCGCGTCGCCGGCCCCGAACCCCCCGACGCCGACCCCGACCCGGGCGGGGGCGACGGACGGGACCGCCCCCCTCCCCGTCACCTCCGGTGCCGCCCCCGTCGGGACGGTGCGCTGGCTGCTCCGCCTGGCCCGGCCCCGGGCCGGGCGGTTCGCAGCCGCCCACGCCCTCGGGGTCGCGGCCGAGGCCTGCACCGTGGGGCTGGCCGGCACCGCGGCGTGGCTAGTGGTCCGGGCCGCCGAGCGGCCGTCGTTCGCGTCCCTCGCCGTCGCGGCGGTGGCCGTGCGCGCCTTCGGCCTGGGCAAGGGCGTGCTCCGCTACGGCGAGCGCCTCGCCTCCCACGACGCCACCCTGCTCCTGCTGGCCGACCTGCGGGCGACGGTCGTCCGCCGTCTGGCCCGCCTGTCCCCCACCGGGCTGGGCCGGGACCCCCACGGCGACCTCCTGACCCGCCTCGTCGACGACGTCGACCGTCTCCAGGACCTCTTCCTCCGGGTGCTCGGCCCGGTGGTGTCGGTGCTGGTGGTGGCGGCCGGCGCAGTGGCCGTGGCCGCGGTGCTCGACCCCGCCGCCGGCGCCGCCCTGGCCGTCGGCGTCGCGGTCGTCGGCCTCGTCCTCCCGGCCGTCACCCACCGGGCGGCCCGCCGTCGAGGGGTGGCCGTGGCCACCGCACGGGGGGCGGTGGCCGCCGCCGCCGTCGACCTGGCCGAGCACGCCGAGGAGCTGGTCGCCTGCGGTGGGGTCGCCCGCTGGCGGGACCAGGTCGAGGCCCGGGCCCGCGACCTCGACGGCCACGAGCGGGCCCAGGGCCGCACCTCGGCGGCCATCGCCGCCATCGCCGCCGGCGCCCCCGCCCTGGGCACCGCCGCCGTCGTCGCGGCCGCCGGGCCGGCCGGCGGCGACGTGTCCGGCCCTGTCCTCGGGCTCCTCGTGCTGCTGCCCCTGGCCGTGCTGGAGCTGGCCGCCACGCTGGCGCCGGCCGGCGACGTGCTGGCCCGGGTGGAGGCCTCCGCCGAGCGGGTGAGGGCCCTGCTCGGACGGCCCGACCCCGTCCCCGAGGCGGTTCACCCGGCGCCGCCACCCGACCGAGGCGACCTCGACGTCGAGGGGGTGGCCCTGGCCTGGCCCGGCACCGCCCCCCGGGTCGCCGGCGTCGACCTGCGGGTGGCCGAGGGGGAGCGGGTGGTCGTCCGGGGCCCGAGCGGGTCGGGCAAGTCCACCGTCGCCGCCGGCCTGGTGCGGTTCCTGCCCCCGACGGCGGGCACCTACGCCGTGGGGGGCGCCCCGGCGGGGGACCTCGGCGGGGAGGGCGTGCGCCGCACCGTCACCTGGTGCCCCCAGGACCCGTGGTTCGCCGACTCCACCCTGGCCGACAACCTCCGGATCGCCCGGCCCGACGCCACCGACGAGGAGATGTGGGACGCCCTGGCCGTGGTCCACCTCGACCGCTGGGCCCGTGCCCTCCCACACGGGCTGGCCACGCGCCTGGACCGCGACGCCTCGGCGATGAGCGGTGGCGAGCGCCAGCGCCTGGCCCTGGCCCGGGCGCTGCTCGGCGGCCAACGGGCCGTCGTGCTCGACGAGCCCACCTCCCACCTGGACGGGCCGACGGCGTCGGCCGTCCTCGGCGACCTGCTCCACGCCACCCGGGACCGGGCCGTCGTGCTCATCGCCCACGGCACGGAGGGCGCCGGCCTCGGGCGCGAGCACCGGGTCGTCCCCACCCCCCGGGGCCCCGCCCGCTGGGACACCACGGTCGACGACACCCCCGCCGGGGACCCCGGCACCCCCACGTCCTGA
- a CDS encoding DUF3892 domain-containing protein, which produces MDRRVTKTGKDSEGDITSLCGAWGSTSKATAIREIEASSTAYYVQDIYSRRADVHVVAGATGKYLRTDPNSSCSDNLDSLPAC; this is translated from the coding sequence ATGGACCGAAGAGTGACCAAGACCGGCAAGGACTCGGAGGGCGACATCACGTCGCTCTGCGGAGCCTGGGGCTCCACCAGCAAGGCGACGGCCATCCGTGAGATCGAGGCCAGCTCGACGGCGTACTACGTCCAGGACATCTACAGCCGGAGGGCCGATGTCCACGTCGTGGCCGGCGCGACGGGCAAGTACCTCAGGACCGATCCGAACTCCAGCTGCAGCGACAACCTCGACAGCCTCCCGGCGTGCTGA
- a CDS encoding CPBP family intramembrane glutamic endopeptidase translates to MSIRWRHALLMLVCAAVVGAKAAQLSLWPDPGGVALVPGLVRQLAIVAALVAALALLTDLRPAPPSPARTGSWLVAIIALAAVLGQAGSPPGLSLATLVVVTAIGEEVVFRGLLPALGRALDLSSRRSDHVAAATFGLWHLPDGWASGPLVAAGVVALTTTAALGVLVPMRRRCGTVLAPAFVHASANGIGLLATTW, encoded by the coding sequence ATGTCGATCCGCTGGCGCCACGCGCTGCTGATGCTCGTGTGCGCAGCCGTCGTCGGCGCCAAGGCGGCGCAGCTCTCCCTCTGGCCCGACCCCGGCGGCGTGGCGCTGGTCCCGGGGCTGGTCCGCCAGCTGGCGATCGTCGCCGCGCTCGTCGCGGCGCTGGCGCTGCTCACCGACCTCCGGCCCGCACCTCCGTCCCCGGCGCGCACGGGGTCCTGGCTGGTCGCCATCATTGCGCTCGCCGCCGTGCTCGGGCAGGCGGGCTCGCCCCCCGGCCTCTCACTCGCCACCCTCGTCGTGGTGACCGCGATCGGCGAGGAGGTGGTCTTCCGAGGGCTCCTGCCTGCGCTGGGTCGGGCGCTCGACCTCTCGAGCCGCCGATCGGACCACGTCGCTGCGGCCACCTTCGGGCTCTGGCACCTGCCCGACGGCTGGGCCTCCGGGCCCCTCGTCGCCGCGGGTGTCGTCGCCCTCACGACGACGGCTGCGCTGGGTGTTCTCGTCCCGATGCGACGCCGGTGCGGGACCGTGCTGGCCCCCGCGTTCGTCCACGCCTCGGCCAACGGGATCGGCCTGCTCGCAACGACGTGGTGA
- a CDS encoding cytochrome ubiquinol oxidase subunit I: MDVVTLARWQFGITTVYHFLMVPLTIGLSLVVAWFQTRWHRTGDEAYLRLTRFFGKLFLINFAMGVVTGIVQEFQFGMAWASYSRFVGDVFGAPLAMEALVAFFLESTFLGLWVFGWDRLPPRVHLATIWAAAIGTVLSAYFIVAANSWMQHPVGVRFDRATGRAELTDIGAVLTNPTTLAAYPHVIAGAILTAAVFVGGISAWLLARDEGVPEDDRGALRRAVRGSIALTFVAGLAVGVSGHFQTRLMFEQQPMKMAAAEALCDTEVGPGLSVFAVGDVSAECDVRSAVVPKALSLLATDTTDAEISGVRDLNVEYAERYGEGDYRPNLIVAYWGFRAMILFGAIAAVGAAVAWWLTRGGRDLPRRRWVRRTSLAVIATPFLANAAGWIFTEMGRQPWVVAPNLDGIPEVRLLTAEAVSSSVSGWMVLTTLVGFTLVYAALMVVEVVLLRRYVRAGLAGTDAPVPGAGDEDEDDGDEPPTTDDEADRVLAFAY, from the coding sequence GTGGACGTGGTCACCCTGGCCCGCTGGCAGTTCGGGATCACGACCGTCTACCACTTCTTGATGGTGCCCCTGACCATCGGGCTGTCGCTCGTGGTCGCCTGGTTCCAGACCCGCTGGCACCGCACCGGCGACGAGGCCTACCTGCGCCTCACCCGCTTCTTCGGGAAGCTGTTCCTCATCAACTTCGCCATGGGCGTGGTGACCGGGATCGTGCAGGAGTTCCAGTTCGGCATGGCCTGGGCCTCCTACTCGCGCTTCGTGGGCGACGTGTTCGGCGCCCCCCTCGCCATGGAGGCGCTGGTCGCCTTCTTCCTCGAGTCCACGTTCCTCGGCCTCTGGGTCTTCGGCTGGGACCGGCTCCCGCCCCGGGTCCACCTGGCCACCATCTGGGCCGCGGCGATCGGCACCGTGCTCTCCGCCTACTTCATCGTGGCCGCCAACTCCTGGATGCAGCACCCCGTGGGCGTGCGCTTCGACCGGGCGACCGGCCGGGCCGAGCTGACCGACATCGGCGCGGTGCTGACCAACCCCACCACCCTGGCGGCCTACCCCCACGTCATCGCGGGGGCGATCCTCACCGCCGCCGTGTTCGTCGGGGGCATCTCGGCCTGGCTCCTGGCGAGGGACGAGGGCGTGCCCGAGGACGACCGGGGCGCGCTGCGCCGGGCCGTGCGGGGGTCGATCGCCCTCACCTTCGTCGCCGGCCTCGCCGTGGGGGTCAGCGGCCACTTCCAGACCCGCCTCATGTTCGAGCAGCAGCCGATGAAGATGGCTGCAGCCGAGGCCCTCTGCGACACCGAGGTGGGCCCCGGCCTCTCGGTCTTCGCCGTCGGCGACGTCTCCGCCGAGTGCGACGTCCGCAGCGCGGTCGTGCCCAAGGCCCTGTCGCTGCTCGCCACCGACACCACCGACGCCGAGATCAGCGGCGTGCGGGACCTGAACGTCGAGTACGCCGAGCGCTACGGCGAGGGCGACTACCGCCCCAACCTGATCGTCGCCTACTGGGGGTTCCGGGCCATGATCCTCTTCGGCGCCATCGCCGCCGTCGGCGCCGCGGTGGCCTGGTGGCTCACCCGGGGCGGGCGCGACCTCCCCCGGCGGCGGTGGGTGCGGCGCACCTCCCTCGCCGTCATCGCCACACCGTTCCTCGCCAACGCGGCCGGATGGATCTTCACCGAGATGGGTCGCCAGCCGTGGGTGGTGGCCCCCAACCTCGACGGCATCCCCGAGGTCCGCCTCCTCACCGCGGAGGCCGTGTCCTCCAGCGTCTCGGGCTGGATGGTCCTCACCACCCTCGTCGGCTTCACGCTCGTCTACGCCGCCCTGATGGTCGTCGAGGTCGTGCTGCTGCGGCGCTACGTGCGGGCCGGCCTGGCCGGGACCGACGCCCCGGTGCCGGGTGCCGGCGACGAGGACGAGGACGACGGCGACGAGCCCCCGACCACCGACGACGAGGCGGACCGCGTGCTCGCCTTCGCCTACTGA
- the glnII gene encoding glutamine synthetase, whose product MAIKAEYIWIDGTEPAARLRSKTKVVAEAPKEWPIWGFDGSSTNQAPGDMSDCVLKPVRVVPDPIRGGDNVLVMCEVMLIDMSPHPTNTRAALREVAEKYADQEPMFGIEQEYTFFSDGHPLGFPKGGFPAPQGFYYCGVGADEVYGRDIVEAHLDACLTAGLTISGINAEVMPGQWEFQVGPVGPLEVSDEMWLARWLLYRIAEDFDVAATLDPKPVKGDWNGAGAHTNFSTKAMREGYDPIIAACEALGAPGKVEEHVAGYGPDIEHRLTGLHETAPWNEFSYGVSNRGASVRIPWQVAQDKKGYIEDRRPNANMDPYVVTRLITNTICSAAS is encoded by the coding sequence GTGGCGATCAAGGCCGAGTACATCTGGATCGACGGCACCGAGCCGGCTGCGCGCCTGCGGTCCAAGACCAAGGTGGTGGCGGAGGCCCCGAAGGAGTGGCCCATCTGGGGCTTCGACGGGTCCAGCACCAACCAGGCGCCCGGCGACATGTCCGACTGCGTCCTGAAGCCCGTCCGGGTCGTGCCCGACCCCATCCGCGGCGGCGACAACGTCCTCGTCATGTGCGAGGTCATGCTCATCGACATGTCGCCGCACCCGACCAACACCCGGGCCGCGCTGCGCGAGGTGGCCGAGAAGTACGCCGACCAGGAGCCGATGTTCGGCATCGAGCAGGAGTACACCTTCTTCTCCGACGGCCACCCCCTCGGCTTCCCGAAGGGCGGCTTCCCGGCCCCGCAGGGCTTCTACTACTGCGGCGTCGGCGCCGACGAGGTCTACGGCCGCGACATCGTCGAGGCCCACCTCGACGCCTGCCTCACCGCCGGGCTCACCATCTCGGGCATCAACGCCGAGGTCATGCCCGGCCAGTGGGAGTTCCAGGTCGGCCCGGTGGGCCCCCTGGAGGTCTCCGACGAGATGTGGCTGGCCCGCTGGCTGCTGTACCGCATCGCCGAGGACTTCGACGTCGCCGCCACCCTCGACCCCAAGCCGGTCAAGGGCGACTGGAACGGCGCCGGGGCCCACACCAACTTCTCGACCAAGGCCATGCGCGAGGGCTACGACCCGATCATCGCCGCCTGCGAGGCGCTCGGCGCCCCCGGCAAGGTCGAGGAGCACGTCGCCGGCTACGGCCCCGACATCGAGCACCGCCTCACCGGCCTGCACGAGACCGCCCCGTGGAACGAGTTCAGCTACGGCGTCTCCAACCGCGGCGCCTCGGTCCGCATCCCCTGGCAGGTCGCCCAGGACAAGAAGGGCTACATCGAGGACCGTCGGCCCAACGCCAACATGGACCCCTACGTCGTGACCCGCCTCATCACCAACACGATCTGCTCGGCCGCCTCCTGA
- a CDS encoding ImmA/IrrE family metallo-endopeptidase, which yields MIVEHTYGLEILWEPIDEPPGTKVLGALAPSLKRIVLNDRHLAMFEGFVGPERFTLAHELAHWIYDAEMSGQGTLDFDTPDQTFCYWRESDSIDETTRLRELNANKLAAHLILPDDLVRAANLDQVLANFRDTARHWGVSLTTLRIKLDTLGLLDSGDRQQLGTLGL from the coding sequence ATGATCGTTGAGCACACCTACGGGCTCGAGATCCTCTGGGAGCCGATCGACGAGCCACCCGGGACGAAGGTCCTCGGCGCACTGGCGCCCTCGCTGAAGCGCATCGTGCTCAACGACCGGCATCTCGCCATGTTCGAGGGCTTCGTCGGGCCTGAGCGCTTCACGCTGGCCCATGAGCTTGCCCACTGGATCTACGACGCCGAGATGTCTGGGCAAGGCACCCTCGACTTCGACACCCCAGATCAGACCTTCTGTTATTGGCGCGAAAGTGACTCGATCGATGAGACCACGCGGCTACGCGAGCTGAACGCAAACAAGCTGGCCGCCCATCTGATCCTCCCCGACGACCTCGTCCGAGCGGCAAACCTCGACCAAGTCCTCGCCAACTTCCGCGACACTGCTCGCCACTGGGGCGTCTCCCTCACGACTCTCCGCATCAAGCTCGACACACTCGGCCTCCTCGATAGCGGCGATCGCCAGCAGCTCGGGACGCTTGGTCTCTAG
- a CDS encoding CoA-binding protein yields the protein METLTITPASVDGFLAGHRLAVVGASDESSSFGRTIVEALADHGYDVVAVHPTSGPVAGQPCHRTLADVPGDLDGVVVMTSAEAATEVVRDCLDLGVDHVWLFKGLGGPGALSDDAVRLCREHDIDVVAGACPLMFLEPVGWFHKVHRAARHLRGDVARS from the coding sequence ATGGAGACCCTCACCATCACCCCCGCCTCGGTCGACGGGTTCCTCGCCGGCCACCGCCTCGCCGTCGTGGGCGCCTCGGACGAGTCGTCGAGCTTCGGCCGCACCATCGTGGAGGCCCTCGCCGATCACGGCTACGACGTCGTCGCCGTCCACCCGACCAGTGGCCCGGTGGCCGGCCAGCCGTGCCACCGCACCCTGGCCGACGTGCCCGGCGACCTCGACGGCGTGGTCGTCATGACCAGTGCCGAGGCCGCCACCGAGGTGGTGCGCGACTGCCTCGACCTCGGCGTCGACCACGTCTGGCTGTTCAAGGGCCTCGGAGGACCGGGCGCCCTGTCCGACGACGCCGTGAGGCTCTGCCGGGAGCACGACATCGACGTCGTCGCCGGCGCCTGCCCGCTCATGTTCCTGGAGCCCGTCGGCTGGTTCCACAAGGTGCACCGGGCCGCCCGGCACCTCCGGGGCGACGTCGCCCGCAGCTGA
- a CDS encoding helix-turn-helix domain-containing protein, which produces MAPDTLGQRVRRERLARQITQRELAGAIDVGVPYISKIEADRETPADDKITKLARALDIEPDELLLTARRVPADVLERLASDPARGLEFLRTWKD; this is translated from the coding sequence ATGGCCCCGGACACGCTTGGACAACGAGTGAGGCGCGAGCGACTCGCACGACAGATCACGCAGCGGGAGCTTGCCGGAGCGATCGACGTGGGCGTGCCTTACATCTCGAAGATCGAGGCCGATCGCGAGACTCCCGCAGACGACAAGATCACGAAGCTTGCAAGAGCACTCGATATCGAGCCGGACGAACTGCTGCTCACTGCTCGCCGTGTCCCAGCCGACGTCTTGGAACGTCTTGCGTCCGACCCGGCCCGAGGGCTCGAGTTCTTGCGGACCTGGAAGGACTAG